The following proteins are encoded in a genomic region of Thermocrinis sp.:
- a CDS encoding GspE/PulE family protein produces the protein MDILKTYKLIPIEETESSIKLLAPKGYNSFLLEEIRFISGKEVDVVFVENEEFTAELQKRLAQEEVIIESAEGEGEGPKDILLEEDKSPAVSFVNSTLIKAVTLSASDIHIEPYQDGSYVRFRLDGVLHDYMSIPLSLHDAVVSRIKVLANLNVAERRVPQDGKIRVKIGGRELDIRVSVVPTVFGERVVLRLLDRSSTMLTLEDLGLFAEDLEKVKRLAKKPYGIVLATGPTGSGKSTTLYAMLLQIKSPERNIITIEDPPEYQVKGISQIQVNPKVGLTFASGLRAILRQDPDVIMVGEIRDSETAEIAVHAALTGHLVLSTLHTNDAPSAIARLADLGIEPFLIASSLEGVIAQRLVRKICPNCKVSYRPSEEELRELGLSGEYTFYKGVGCDECMGAGYRGRTGLFEVLELDQELKQFILRTQDANAIRRLAKERGFKDMLEDGVRKVLMGITTSEELIRAIKVE, from the coding sequence ATGGACATTCTAAAAACCTATAAGCTCATACCCATAGAAGAAACTGAAAGCAGTATAAAGCTTTTGGCTCCAAAGGGGTATAATAGTTTCCTTTTGGAGGAGATAAGGTTTATTTCTGGTAAAGAAGTAGATGTGGTCTTTGTGGAAAATGAGGAATTTACCGCAGAACTGCAGAAAAGGTTAGCCCAAGAGGAGGTTATTATAGAAAGCGCAGAGGGAGAAGGTGAGGGACCAAAGGACATACTCCTTGAGGAAGACAAAAGCCCTGCGGTTAGCTTTGTCAATTCCACACTCATAAAGGCGGTTACCCTTTCTGCATCAGACATACACATAGAGCCTTATCAGGACGGTTCTTACGTTAGGTTCAGACTTGACGGAGTGCTACACGATTATATGAGCATTCCTCTGTCCCTACACGACGCTGTGGTCTCAAGGATAAAGGTTTTGGCAAACCTAAACGTGGCAGAAAGAAGGGTCCCACAGGATGGGAAGATAAGGGTAAAGATAGGGGGCAGAGAGCTGGACATAAGGGTTTCTGTGGTGCCCACCGTCTTTGGGGAGAGGGTAGTTCTGAGGCTCCTTGATAGGTCCTCCACCATGCTTACCCTTGAAGACCTTGGATTATTTGCGGAAGACTTGGAGAAAGTAAAAAGGCTTGCAAAGAAGCCTTACGGAATTGTGCTGGCAACGGGACCCACAGGCTCAGGAAAGAGCACAACCCTTTACGCCATGCTCTTGCAGATAAAGAGTCCAGAGAGAAACATAATAACCATAGAGGACCCTCCCGAGTATCAGGTAAAGGGCATAAGTCAGATTCAGGTAAATCCTAAGGTGGGACTGACCTTTGCCAGTGGGCTAAGAGCAATTCTGAGACAAGACCCGGATGTTATAATGGTGGGTGAAATAAGGGACAGCGAGACCGCAGAGATTGCAGTTCATGCAGCCCTTACGGGACACTTGGTGCTTTCTACCCTCCACACCAACGACGCACCTTCCGCCATAGCAAGGCTTGCAGACCTTGGCATAGAACCCTTTCTGATAGCCTCTTCCTTGGAAGGAGTAATAGCCCAAAGGCTTGTAAGAAAGATCTGTCCAAACTGTAAGGTGAGCTACAGACCATCGGAAGAAGAGTTAAGAGAGCTTGGACTAAGTGGGGAATATACCTTTTACAAAGGGGTAGGCTGTGATGAGTGTATGGGAGCGGGCTACAGGGGAAGGACGGGCTTGTTTGAAGTTTTAGAGCTTGACCAAGAGCTAAAGCAGTTTATCTTAAGAACTCAAGACGCCAACGCCATAAGAAGGCTTGCCAAGGAAAGGGGCTTTAAGGACATGCTGGAGGACGGAGTTAGAAAGGTGCTCATGGGCATCACCACATCCGAAGAGCTAATAAGAGCCATAAAGGTAGAGTGA
- a CDS encoding type II secretion system protein GspK, giving the protein MIAILALFVFLFSTYYVLDAYYTVKSTQRTVEEIYFKIQSSYAFLHVLPFVIETIKRDEPSFDSLQDSWANPMVFRSERGEISVSIYDEERFLNLNFVDDGNYGKFFERLLKVLAIDPAYKKALLVWMGKQEGFLETDSPIKRAPLDSKEELYWIGFKREDLLGKQLGENFYPGLLSLTTVHSKGKINVNTANAYILMALDQRIDQTLASKIIERRSREPFKKPEDLLMVEGMTLDILYAIRDLIDTKSSTFHILMELKVGERKASFEAVYDRSADKILYKKIL; this is encoded by the coding sequence ATGATTGCCATACTTGCCCTGTTTGTGTTTTTGTTTTCTACTTACTACGTTTTGGACGCATACTACACCGTCAAATCTACCCAAAGGACGGTGGAGGAAATTTACTTCAAAATACAGTCAAGCTATGCATTTTTGCACGTTCTTCCCTTTGTAATAGAAACCATAAAAAGGGATGAGCCGTCCTTTGATAGCCTTCAGGACAGTTGGGCTAACCCTATGGTTTTTAGAAGCGAAAGGGGGGAGATCAGCGTATCCATCTACGACGAAGAGAGGTTTTTGAACCTAAACTTTGTGGATGACGGAAATTACGGAAAGTTTTTTGAAAGGCTTTTGAAGGTCCTTGCCATAGACCCTGCCTACAAAAAAGCTTTGCTTGTTTGGATGGGAAAGCAGGAGGGCTTTTTGGAAACAGACTCTCCCATAAAAAGGGCACCCTTAGACTCAAAGGAAGAGCTATATTGGATAGGCTTTAAAAGGGAGGACCTACTTGGAAAACAGCTTGGAGAAAATTTCTACCCGGGACTTTTGAGCCTTACCACAGTTCATTCTAAGGGAAAGATAAACGTAAACACCGCCAACGCTTACATACTTATGGCTTTGGACCAAAGGATAGACCAAACCCTCGCAAGCAAGATCATAGAAAGAAGAAGCAGAGAACCTTTCAAAAAGCCCGAAGACCTCCTTATGGTAGAGGGCATGACCCTTGATATACTTTATGCAATAAGGGACCTGATAGACACAAAAAGCTCAACCTTTCACATACTGATGGAGCTAAAAGTTGGAGAAAGGAAGGCAAGCTTTGAAGCGGTTTATGACAGATCTGCTGATAAGATCCTGTATAAAAAAATACTCTGA
- a CDS encoding CPBP family glutamic-type intramembrane protease, translating into MTDLLIRSCIKKYSELLLYCALILLLALHKAFAFPNLSLFILLSPLLFKDFKLLDRWSLLWLFIPLAYFMGYKPYEVLNLSLSAFAEELFFRAYLMQRYSNLAVSFMFVLPHLLLNPSLNALLTFFPSLIFGYAYRLTNSLSFVSFLHFWSNAVYLRALALWDFPRILHTPLF; encoded by the coding sequence ATGACAGATCTGCTGATAAGATCCTGTATAAAAAAATACTCTGAGCTTTTGCTCTATTGCGCTCTTATCCTTCTTTTGGCACTACACAAAGCCTTTGCTTTTCCAAACCTTTCTCTATTTATTCTCTTGTCTCCTTTGCTTTTCAAAGATTTTAAACTCTTAGACAGGTGGTCCCTTCTGTGGCTTTTTATTCCCCTTGCATACTTTATGGGATACAAGCCTTACGAAGTTTTAAACTTAAGTCTTTCTGCCTTTGCGGAAGAGCTTTTCTTTAGAGCTTACCTGATGCAGAGGTATTCAAACTTAGCGGTCTCCTTTATGTTTGTCCTTCCCCACCTTCTGCTAAACCCAAGCCTTAATGCTCTGCTTACCTTCTTCCCTTCGCTGATCTTTGGATACGCATACAGACTAACCAATTCTTTGAGTTTTGTCTCCTTTTTACACTTTTGGTCTAACGCTGTTTATCTAAGGGCTTTAGCTTTATGGGACTTTCCACGTATCTTACACACTCCTCTTTTTTGA
- a CDS encoding lytic transglycosylase domain-containing protein yields the protein MKAIAFLLLLSTSSLAFYHCFFDAGKRYGVDPYLLVAIASVESGFNPRAINRNKNGSVDYGIMQINSHWLKKYKIPTEWIWEPCYNIHFGAMVLKRCMDAKGGNVKLTIDCYNKGDKAKENSEYVIKVYKKHARLLRMVE from the coding sequence ATGAAAGCAATAGCCTTCCTTTTGCTTTTATCTACCTCTTCCCTTGCCTTCTATCACTGCTTTTTTGATGCGGGCAAAAGGTATGGAGTGGATCCTTACCTTCTGGTTGCTATTGCCAGCGTGGAAAGTGGTTTTAACCCAAGGGCAATAAACCGCAACAAAAACGGTAGCGTAGATTACGGTATTATGCAGATAAACTCCCACTGGCTCAAAAAGTATAAGATCCCCACCGAATGGATCTGGGAACCCTGCTACAACATACACTTTGGCGCTATGGTTCTTAAAAGGTGTATGGATGCAAAGGGAGGAAACGTAAAGCTTACGATAGATTGCTACAACAAAGGAGACAAAGCAAAGGAAAACAGCGAGTATGTGATAAAGGTTTATAAAAAGCACGCCAGATTGTTGAGGATGGTGGAGTAG
- the purL gene encoding phosphoribosylformylglycinamidine synthase subunit PurL, with protein MVEVYKLHGLSEQEYKSIVEKLGREPNQVELGILGALWSEHCSYKSSKRLLKLFPTQGEHVIQGPGENAGVVKLDDQVWLAFKIESHNHPSFIEPFNGSATGVGGIIRDVLSMGARPIALMDSLRFGFPLDAKTRYIVKGVVKGISHYGNSIGVPTVGGETFFEECYKTNPLVNAFCLGIIPAGRMLRARGTKAGQLLFLIGSSTGRDGIHGAVMASGEFGEDTESKRPNVQVGDPYFGKKLIEAIMRIVEEGLIVGMQDLGAAGLAGASSELANKSKMGVELYLEKVPLREQGMTPYEILLSESQERMLLVVEKEKVERLKELAKEFHLEGEVVGKLTEDGIFRAYFNGELVAELPVSLITEEAPVYQRPSKEPDYIKNLRAFNEDELKEADLREALYKLLSSPNVCSKEWIYSQYDYQVGTNTVLVPGADSAILRVKWVVYPELKSEKLIALSCEGNGRMVFLNPYEGGKYLIAEVLRNLACVGAKPLGITDCLNFGNPERPEIMWQLEKAVSGMADACKYFGVPVVSGNVSLYNETVESKEIRNVYPTPIVVAVGSIEGKTFVSHRFEKPGSLIFLIGDLRRKLSLGGSEYLKVVHGIVAGDVPVVDLKKEKALQEVLIKLIEEHIVLSAHDVSTGGLLIALLECVFGTGFGLELNIYTEERLDRFFFSESPTRVVVSVEKGKEELLKNAVEESGLDWMLLGKIKEESELSVKIYEELILREKVEDLERVWREYLTNTL; from the coding sequence TGGTCAGAACATTGCTCTTACAAGTCCTCGAAGAGACTTTTAAAGCTTTTTCCTACCCAAGGTGAGCACGTTATTCAAGGACCTGGAGAAAACGCAGGAGTAGTTAAGCTTGACGATCAGGTTTGGCTTGCCTTTAAAATAGAAAGCCACAACCATCCTTCTTTTATAGAGCCCTTCAACGGTTCCGCAACAGGGGTGGGAGGAATAATAAGGGACGTTCTTTCAATGGGTGCCCGTCCTATTGCTTTGATGGACTCTCTGCGCTTTGGTTTTCCGTTGGACGCAAAGACAAGGTATATAGTCAAAGGAGTGGTAAAAGGTATTTCTCATTATGGGAACTCCATAGGTGTTCCCACGGTGGGTGGGGAAACCTTTTTTGAAGAGTGTTATAAGACAAATCCGCTTGTGAATGCCTTCTGTCTTGGAATTATACCTGCGGGCAGAATGCTTAGGGCGAGGGGCACAAAGGCAGGCCAACTGCTATTTCTTATAGGCTCTTCTACTGGTAGAGACGGCATTCACGGAGCGGTTATGGCTTCTGGTGAGTTTGGAGAAGACACGGAAAGCAAAAGACCAAACGTCCAAGTAGGGGACCCATACTTTGGAAAAAAGCTGATAGAGGCGATAATGAGGATAGTAGAGGAGGGCCTTATTGTTGGTATGCAGGACTTAGGCGCTGCTGGTTTGGCAGGCGCATCTTCAGAACTTGCCAACAAGTCCAAAATGGGTGTAGAGCTATATTTAGAAAAGGTTCCCCTCAGAGAACAAGGTATGACACCTTACGAAATACTCCTTTCAGAAAGTCAAGAAAGAATGCTTTTGGTGGTAGAAAAAGAAAAGGTGGAAAGGCTCAAAGAATTAGCCAAAGAGTTTCATCTGGAGGGGGAAGTAGTGGGAAAATTGACGGAAGATGGCATTTTTAGAGCTTACTTTAACGGAGAGCTTGTAGCGGAGCTTCCGGTAAGTCTGATAACCGAAGAGGCACCCGTCTATCAAAGGCCAAGTAAAGAACCAGATTACATAAAGAACCTGAGAGCTTTCAACGAGGATGAGCTAAAGGAAGCAGACCTAAGGGAAGCCCTTTACAAGCTTTTGTCTTCTCCCAACGTGTGTTCAAAGGAGTGGATATACAGTCAGTATGATTATCAGGTGGGGACCAATACGGTCTTGGTGCCCGGAGCAGACAGTGCCATTTTAAGGGTCAAGTGGGTAGTCTATCCTGAGCTAAAAAGTGAAAAACTCATAGCTTTGAGCTGTGAAGGAAACGGCAGGATGGTCTTTCTGAACCCTTACGAAGGGGGAAAATATCTAATTGCGGAAGTGCTTAGAAACCTTGCCTGCGTTGGCGCAAAACCCTTAGGAATAACTGACTGCTTAAACTTTGGAAATCCAGAAAGACCGGAAATTATGTGGCAGTTGGAAAAGGCAGTAAGCGGAATGGCTGACGCTTGTAAGTATTTTGGTGTGCCAGTAGTTAGCGGAAACGTATCTCTCTACAACGAAACTGTGGAAAGTAAAGAGATAAGAAACGTATATCCCACACCCATAGTGGTTGCGGTGGGTTCCATTGAAGGAAAAACTTTTGTATCCCACAGGTTTGAAAAGCCGGGAAGCTTGATCTTTTTGATAGGAGACCTAAGAAGAAAGCTCAGTTTAGGTGGTAGCGAATACCTAAAAGTGGTTCATGGAATAGTGGCTGGTGATGTGCCAGTGGTGGATCTAAAGAAGGAAAAAGCCCTGCAAGAGGTGCTTATAAAACTCATAGAGGAACACATTGTCCTTTCTGCCCACGACGTATCCACAGGAGGACTTTTGATAGCTTTGCTGGAGTGTGTTTTTGGCACAGGGTTTGGGCTTGAGCTTAATATATACACGGAGGAAAGGCTTGATAGGTTTTTCTTTTCCGAAAGTCCCACAAGGGTTGTTGTAAGTGTGGAGAAAGGCAAGGAAGAACTCCTAAAGAACGCTGTAGAAGAGTCTGGCTTAGACTGGATGCTTTTGGGAAAGATAAAGGAAGAGTCAGAGCTTTCTGTAAAGATTTATGAAGAGCTAATCCTAAGGGAAAAGGTTGAAGACTTAGAAAGAGTATGGAGAGAATACTTAACCAACACGCTTTGA
- the lspA gene encoding signal peptidase II — MERILNQHALIYLAFLSTVFLLDLFTKHLAESFIKEDIQVLPFLKLVLVYNKGVAFGLLSDAPDWLRILVLLGVPPIAIVFTFFYTVKSRDWLVSLSMGAIGGGALGNFYDRLILGEVRDFIYFSYGKFSYPAFNVADSMISIGIVLFLLRETLFKRYRLN, encoded by the coding sequence ATGGAGAGAATACTTAACCAACACGCTTTGATATACTTGGCTTTTCTCTCTACTGTTTTCCTTTTGGACCTATTCACGAAACATTTGGCCGAATCTTTCATAAAGGAAGATATTCAAGTTCTGCCTTTTCTAAAGCTGGTGCTTGTGTATAACAAGGGCGTTGCCTTTGGACTGCTTTCTGATGCTCCAGATTGGTTAAGGATACTAGTATTGCTCGGGGTCCCACCCATTGCAATAGTTTTTACTTTTTTCTACACAGTCAAGAGTAGAGATTGGCTTGTATCCCTGTCTATGGGTGCCATAGGTGGTGGGGCGCTTGGAAACTTTTACGACAGACTAATCCTTGGTGAGGTTAGAGATTTTATATACTTCTCTTACGGAAAGTTTTCTTATCCAGCCTTCAACGTGGCGGATTCTATGATATCCATAGGGATTGTTTTGTTTCTGCTAAGAGAAACCCTTTTTAAAAGGTATCGGTTAAATTAA
- a CDS encoding PDZ domain-containing protein, translating into MNINILTYFFLVFVCSFALPLFFYFNLTFSQRLAFIPTLRVEKPKVADLSFLFKREEVKEEKPLNITLLATVSGSVNMALVNTGGETKVVRVGSQIGNYRVSKIERNYILLSKGQETKAVGFSFASASAKAEGMVSIQSPVSTLQSVIQKREIESITADPGIMFRQIRLVPYVENGRTVGFLFEWIDPNSIFSKIGISPGDVLVSINNQSIRSGEDAFRILQVLRNESSFKINLIREGKSVELLVRVE; encoded by the coding sequence ATGAATATAAACATACTGACTTATTTCTTCCTTGTTTTTGTCTGTTCCTTTGCCCTGCCTTTGTTTTTCTACTTCAATCTCACCTTTAGTCAAAGGCTGGCGTTCATTCCCACCCTAAGGGTGGAAAAGCCAAAAGTTGCAGACCTTAGCTTTCTTTTTAAAAGGGAAGAGGTCAAAGAAGAAAAGCCACTGAATATAACCCTGTTAGCCACAGTTTCGGGAAGCGTAAATATGGCTCTTGTAAATACAGGTGGGGAGACAAAGGTTGTTAGAGTTGGTAGTCAGATAGGGAACTACAGGGTGTCTAAGATAGAGAGAAACTACATACTCCTTTCAAAGGGTCAAGAGACGAAGGCTGTGGGGTTTAGTTTTGCAAGTGCGAGCGCAAAAGCGGAAGGGATGGTTTCTATTCAGAGTCCTGTCAGCACTCTTCAGTCTGTTATTCAAAAGAGAGAGATAGAAAGCATTACCGCAGACCCGGGTATAATGTTTAGACAGATAAGGCTTGTGCCCTACGTTGAGAATGGAAGAACGGTTGGTTTTCTCTTTGAATGGATAGATCCAAATAGCATATTTTCTAAGATAGGTATAAGCCCAGGGGACGTGCTGGTGAGTATAAACAATCAGTCTATAAGAAGTGGGGAAGATGCTTTTAGGATCCTTCAAGTTTTGAGAAATGAAAGCAGTTTTAAAATCAACTTAATTAGAGAGGGTAAATCTGTAGAACTTTTAGTAAGGGTTGAATGA
- the gspD gene encoding type II secretion system secretin GspD: MVRFLCLLLIVLSFSAYAQTGEDLQKTAQQQRKTGKVFLNFQDADISLVVKFMSELTGKNILLDPSVKGTITVSSAKPVSVKEAWEIFLLALSLQGYGAVEETNFVKILPLQKAVSLAELKKPSTLGEIVIYIYTAQNAQAVQLQQAIQPFLSATAKIAVHPPSNSILIADIARNIESLKSLLKELDSPERAISVKIYKLERAKAESVFQSLQTIASALQQHFGTPVFITFNKDSNSVVVVANEKTQSIAKEFIETLDRESLGPLERSFYLIKLKHISAEELYKSIQTLFREVSPTTPVQTQEPGRTSIDLRGPETPLRREEPQKPQPTPLTTIETKEGVRIGFDRGTNSVIIYATPQEYESLKVFIEKIDVKRKQVLIAATVVEMSTSKALELGVRWQIFGTHGGGAFGGSSLQDVYSAIISGNFVIGALSKAGRTITVGGTSLFFPDLVLLFSLLEKGSGFNIVSNPKVLTLDNQEAVIKVGQVIPFASGVKFDINGQPVITYDYKEVGLNLSVTPTISEKDLRLLINLSVQEIIDFLRPQIGTLSYAIPVTSNRQLNSEVVVENGQTIILGGLVSTKALNTKEGVPGLQDIPVLGWLFRREVKSEDKVSLFIFLTPYVIESAEELSRITQEHQKLAEELKNLLQEKKKQEDEEQY; encoded by the coding sequence ATGGTTAGGTTTTTATGTCTCTTGTTGATTGTCCTTTCCTTCTCCGCTTACGCTCAGACTGGTGAGGATCTACAAAAAACAGCTCAACAGCAAAGAAAAACCGGTAAAGTATTCTTAAACTTTCAGGATGCGGACATATCTCTCGTGGTCAAGTTTATGTCTGAACTTACGGGAAAAAACATACTTTTGGACCCAAGCGTGAAGGGAACCATCACCGTGAGCTCAGCAAAGCCGGTTAGCGTAAAGGAAGCTTGGGAGATATTCCTTTTAGCCCTTTCTTTGCAAGGCTATGGTGCGGTGGAAGAAACAAACTTCGTAAAGATCCTACCTCTGCAAAAGGCAGTGTCCCTTGCAGAACTAAAAAAACCATCAACTTTGGGAGAGATAGTAATATACATATACACCGCACAGAACGCTCAGGCAGTCCAACTTCAACAGGCTATCCAACCGTTTTTATCCGCTACAGCAAAGATTGCGGTCCATCCCCCTTCCAACTCCATCCTAATCGCAGATATAGCAAGGAACATAGAGAGTTTAAAATCCCTTCTGAAAGAGCTTGATTCTCCTGAAAGAGCAATAAGCGTTAAGATCTACAAATTAGAAAGGGCAAAAGCGGAAAGTGTTTTTCAAAGCCTACAAACTATAGCCTCTGCCTTACAACAGCACTTTGGCACCCCCGTTTTCATAACCTTTAACAAAGACAGCAACTCCGTAGTAGTAGTGGCAAATGAAAAAACACAAAGTATAGCAAAGGAGTTTATAGAAACCTTAGACAGGGAAAGCTTGGGACCCTTAGAAAGAAGCTTTTACCTTATAAAGCTAAAGCATATCTCCGCAGAAGAGCTATACAAGAGTATTCAAACCCTTTTCAGGGAAGTTTCTCCAACCACCCCTGTTCAAACTCAAGAGCCAGGAAGAACATCCATTGACCTCAGAGGTCCAGAAACGCCTCTAAGAAGGGAAGAACCACAAAAACCACAGCCAACTCCTTTGACTACCATAGAAACCAAAGAAGGTGTAAGGATCGGCTTTGACAGGGGGACAAACTCCGTAATAATCTACGCCACACCTCAGGAGTATGAAAGTTTAAAGGTTTTTATAGAAAAGATAGACGTAAAAAGGAAGCAGGTTTTGATAGCAGCTACTGTGGTGGAAATGAGCACGAGTAAGGCTTTGGAGTTGGGGGTAAGGTGGCAGATCTTTGGCACCCACGGTGGAGGAGCGTTTGGTGGTTCAAGCCTTCAGGACGTCTATAGCGCCATAATATCCGGAAACTTTGTGATAGGTGCGTTAAGTAAAGCGGGTAGAACTATAACCGTAGGTGGGACTTCCCTGTTTTTCCCAGACTTGGTGCTTCTGTTTTCTCTTTTAGAAAAAGGTAGTGGTTTTAACATAGTGTCAAACCCAAAGGTGCTAACCCTTGACAACCAGGAGGCGGTCATAAAGGTGGGTCAAGTAATTCCCTTTGCCTCCGGAGTAAAGTTTGACATAAACGGACAGCCGGTAATAACCTACGATTACAAAGAGGTGGGATTAAACCTTAGCGTAACACCTACCATATCCGAAAAAGACCTAAGACTTTTGATAAACCTAAGCGTACAGGAGATAATAGACTTTCTTAGGCCTCAGATAGGAACGCTGAGCTATGCCATACCAGTAACCTCAAACAGACAACTAAACTCTGAGGTGGTGGTAGAAAACGGGCAAACTATAATCCTTGGTGGGCTTGTAAGCACAAAGGCTCTAAACACCAAAGAAGGCGTGCCCGGTCTTCAGGATATTCCAGTTCTTGGATGGCTCTTCAGAAGAGAGGTCAAATCCGAAGACAAGGTCTCTCTCTTCATATTTCTTACACCATATGTTATAGAAAGTGCAGAAGAGCTTTCGCGCATCACCCAAGAACATCAAAAGCTAGCCGAAGAGCTAAAAAACCTGCTTCAGGAAAAGAAGAAACAGGAAGATGAAGAGCAGTATTAA